In Populus trichocarpa isolate Nisqually-1 chromosome 16, P.trichocarpa_v4.1, whole genome shotgun sequence, a genomic segment contains:
- the LOC7466052 gene encoding laccase-4 isoform X1 translates to MIRKSAKMEYSWFRFMLLAVSLFPALVECRVRHYKFNVVMKNTTRLCSSKPVVTVNGRFPGPTLYAREDDTVLVKVVNHVKYNVSIHWHGIRQLRTGWADGPAYITQCPIQTGQSYVYNFTITGQRGTLLWHAHILWLRATVHGAIVVLPKRGVPYPFPAPHKEFVVVLAEWWKSDTEAVINEALKSGLAPNVSDAHTINGHPGAVSACPSQGGFTLPVESGKTYMLRLINAALNEELFFKIAGHKLTLVEVDATYVKPFKTDTVLIAPGQTTNVLVTTNKNTGKYLVAASPFMDAPIAVDNMTATATLHYSGALSGTPTTLTIPPPKNATAVANQFTNSLRSLNSKRFPAKVPLTVDHNLFFTVGLGINPCPTCKAGNGSRVVASINNVTFVMPTTALLQAHFFNISGVFTTDFPSKPPHVFNYTGTPPTNLQTTSGTKVYRLRYNSTVELVMQDTGIISPENHPIHLHGFNFFGVGRGVGNYNPKTDPKKFNLVDPVERNTIGVPSGGWVAIRFRVDNPGVWFMHCHLEVHTTWGLKMAFLVDNGKGPNESLLPPPSDLPKC, encoded by the exons ATGATCAGAAAGTCAGCAAAAATGGAGTACTCGTGGTTCCGTTTTATGCTTCTTGCTGTCAGCCTCTTCCCTGCTTTGGTCGAATGCAGGGTTCggcattacaaatttaat GTGGTGATGAAAAATACTACCAGACTATGCTCAAGCAAGCCTGTTGTCACCGTCAATGGCCGATTTCCAGGACCAACTCTGTATGCCAGAGAAGACGATACAGTTCTTGTAAAAGTTGTTAATCATGTCAAATATAATGTGTCCATCCACTG GCATGGCATTAGGCAATTAAGAACGGGCTGGGCTGACGGACCAGCGTACATTACGCAATGCCCCATTCAGACAGGGCAAAGCTATGTCTACAATTTCACAATCACAGGCCAGAGAGGCACACTTCTTTGGCATGCACATATTCTCTGGTTAAGGGCCACAGTCCATGGTGCAATAGTTGTCTTGCCTAAGCGAGGTGTCCCCTACCCATTCCCAGCTCCCCACAAGGAATTTGTTGTTGTCTTAG CCGAATGGTGGAAATCAGACACTGAAGCTGTGATCAATGAAGCTCTTAAATCAGGATTAGCACCAAATGTCTCTGATGCTCACACAATTAATGGGCATCCAGGAGCTGTCTCAGCTTGTCCTTCACAGG GCGGTTTCACATTGCCAGTCGAAAGTGGGAAGACCTACATGCTACGGCTGATCAATGCTGCACTCAACGAAGAGCTCTTCTTCAAAATTGCAGGGCACAAGCTTACTCTTGTGGAAGTTGATGCCACCTACGTTAAACCTTTCAAAACTGATACAGTCTTAATTGCCCCAGGCCAGACCACCAATGTCCTCGTCACAACTAACAAAAATACGGGCAAGTACTTGGTTGCAGCCTCCCCATTCATGGATGCTCCAATTGCAGTAGACAACATGACTGCAACAGCCACTTTGCACTATTCGGGAGCACTTTCTGGCACCCCTACAACTCTCACCATCCCACCTCCCAAGAATGCCACTGCAGTTGCCAACCAATTTACCAATTCTCTACGCAGTCTAAACTCGAAAAGGTTCCCTGCCAAAGTCCCATTAACTGTTGACCACAACCTTTTCTTCACTGTTGGTCTAGGAATTAACCCGTGTCCAACTTGCAAAGCTGGTAATGGTAGCAGAGTTGTTGCTAGTATCAACAATGTCACATTTGTCATGCCAACCACTGCCCTGCTTCAAGCACATTTCTTCAACATCAGTGGTGTGTTCACCACTGATTTTCCTTCAAAGCCACCACATGTTTTTAATTACACAGGTACTCCACCAACAAATTTGCAGACCACAAGTGGAACCAAAGTTTATAGGTTGCGCTACAACTCGACAGTCGAGCTTGTTATGCAAGATACTGGGATCATATCCCCTGAGAACCATCCAATCCATCTACATGGATTCAATTTCTTCGGTGTTGGTAGGGGAGTAGGGAATTACAATCCGAAGACTGATCCTAAGAAATTTAACCTTGTTGACCCTGTTGAGCGGAACACAATTGGAGTACCTTCTGGTGGATGGGTTGCGATCAGATTTCGTGTTGATAATCCTG GAGTTTGGTTCATGCATTGCCATCTTGAGGTGCACACTACATGGGGACTTAAGATGGCGTTCTTGGTGGACAATGGCAAAGGCCCTAATGAGTCACTTCTGCCGCCTCCAAGCGATCTTCCAAAATGTTGA
- the LOC7487456 gene encoding putative respiratory burst oxidase homolog protein H, which translates to MGSKTESKRWMLESIEIDRMRGVPVNDEPKATLPPKEPADAFIKRSASNLGASLRRTTSSALRKSGVLSSKPPLPKIERTASSASRGLKSLRFLDRTMTGKEMDAWRSIERRFDQFAVHERLPKDKFGICIGLGDSKEFAGEIFHAIARRKNICPANGITKDELKLFWEDMTKQDLDSRLGIFFDMCDKNGDGRLSELEVREVIELSASANKLTNLKQHAAVYAALIMEELDPDHLGYIGLWELETLLRGMVNNEDQTTKLDEKTHNLTNAMIPRRYRTPVTKFLTVSVEYIHENWRRIWVIALWLAVNFVLIFWKFKEFEKSPLFKISSYCVCLAKASAESLKFNMALILLPVCRRTLTKLRSSFLGTFIPFDDNISFHKTIALAIVIGTLAHTLAHVLCNIPLLSSCPEGKFMLFAGPLFHYQQPTYWFFMRSIVGVTGILMILIMGFSFTLATHHFRKNVVKLPGVFHRLAGFNAFWYAHHLLALAYLLCILHGYFLIFEKPWYAKTTWMYLIGPVLFYATERVFTKNQERFHRVDVIKAIIYTGNVLALYMGKPPGFKYESGMYLFIKCPDLSKFEWHPFSITSAPGDNNLSVHIRTVGDWTTELKNLFAKVCEPPRDTKQNQGRLKRMETKALSNSNFDQIQATFPKILIKGPFGAPAQNYKKFDILLLIGLGIGATPFISILKDLLNQIKSNAAESRRDQRMGSTDKKGPERAYFYWVTREQSSFDWFKGVMDDIADYDDNNIIEMHNYLTSVYEEGDARSALIAMVQKLQHAKNGLDVVSQSRIRTHFSRPNWRKVFTQMAETHKFSRIGVFYCGSALLVKPLRELCQEFTLNSSTRFQFHKENF; encoded by the exons ATGGGAAGCAAAACGGAATCAAAAAGGTGGATGCTTGAGAGCATTGAAATTGATAGGATGCGGGGTGTTCCTGTTAATGATGAACCTAAAGCCACCTTACCGCCCAAAGAACCTGCTGATGCATTCATCAAGAGGAGTGCAAGTAATCTTGGGGCATCCCTCAGAAGGACTACAAGTAGTGCCTTGAGGAAGAGTGGGGTTCTCTCTTCGAAACCTCCTCTCCCCAAGATAGAAAGAACAGCATCATCAGCTTCTAGAGGACTTAAAAGCCTAAGGTTTCTTGATAGAACAATGACAGGAAAGGAAATGGATGCATGGAGATCCATCGAAAGGCGTTTTGATCAATTTGCAGTTCATGAAAGGCTCCCTAAGGACAAATTTGGAATCTGCATTG GACTAGGAGATTCAAAAGAGTTTGCAGGAGAAATATTTCATGCAATTGCCAGGCGTAAGAATATATGCCCCGCAAATGGGATAACAAAAGATGAGTTGAAATTGTTTTGGGAAGACATGACTAAACAAGATCTTGATTCTCGTCTtggaatattttttgatat GTGCGACAAGAATGGGGATGGGAGGCTTTCGGAGTTGGAAGTGAGGGAG GTTATAGAGTTGAGTGCCTCTGCAAACAAGCTCACAAATCTTAAACAGCATGCGGCAGTCTATGCAGCTCTAATCATGGAAGAACTTGATCCTGATCATCTTGGATATATAGGG CTATGGGAGCTTGAAACTCTGCTAAGAGGGATGGTGAATAATGAAGATCAAACGACGAAGCTCGATGAAAAAACGCATAATCTCACAAATGCCATGATCCCAAGAAGATATAGGACTCCTGTTACCAAATTCTTGACTGTGTCAGTAGAATATATTCATGAGAACTGGAGGAGAATATGGGTTATCGCGTTGTGGTTAGCTGTAAACTTCGTACTCATTTTTTGGAAGTTTAAGGAGTTCGAGAAATCACCGCTATTCAAAATCTCAAGTTATTGTGTCTGTCTTGCCAAGGCTTCTGCCGAGAGTCTCAAGTTTAATATGGCCCTCATTCTTCTTCCTGTCTGCAGAAGAACACTTACTAAGCTTAGATCATCATTTCTCGGCACCTTTATCCCTTTCGATGACAACATAAGCTTTCACAAGACGATTGCTTTGGCCATAGTAATTGGGACTCTAGCTCATACTCTAGCACATGTGCTTTGTAATATTCCGTTGTTGAGTTCATGCCCAGAAGGCAAATTCATGCTATTTGCTGGACCATTGTTCCATTACCAACAGCCAACTTATTGGTTCTTCATGCGAAGCATTGTAGGCGTAACCGGAATTCTGATGATCCTTATAATGGGGTTCTCATTTACTTTGGCGACACACCATTTCCGAAAGAACGTCGTTAAGTTACCAGGGGTATTTCACAGATTGGCAGGGTTTAATGCCTTTTGGTATGCGCATCATCTGCTCGCCCTAGCATATCTACTGTGCATTTTGCATGGCTActtcttaatatttgaaaagCCTTGGTATGCCAAAACG ACATGGATGTATCTCATTGGCCCAGTATTGTTCTATGCCACTGAGAGAGTCTTCACAAAAAATCAGGAACGCTTTCACCGTGTTGATGTCATTAAG GCAATTATATATACAGGGAATGTTCTTGCTCTATACATGGGCAAGCCTCCAGGATTTAAGTACGAAAGTGGAATGTACCTCTTTATCAAATGCCCGGATTTGTCCAAGTTTGAATG GCATCCCTTCTCCATCACTTCTGCACCAGGAGATAACAATTTGAGTGTCCACATAAGAACTGTGGGTGATTGGACTACAGAACTCAAAAACTTATTTGCGAAG GTCTGTGAGCCCCCCCGGGATACTAAACAAAACCAAGGAAGGCTAAAGAGAATGGAAACTAAAGCATTGTCAAACTCAAACTTCGATCAGATACAAGCAAC ATTTCCAAAGATCCTGATCAAAGGACCATTTGGAGCCCCCGCTCAGAATTACAAAAAGTTTGACATATTACTGCTCATAGGTCTAGGAATTGGAGCAACTCCATTTATCAGCATTTTGAAGGATCTGCTCAATCAGATCAAATCAAATGCAGCGGAGTCGAGGAGG GACCAACGAATGGGTTCAACTGATAAAAAGGGTCCAGAAAGAGCATACTTTTACTGGGTCACAAGAGAACAAAGTTCTTTTGATTGGTTCAAGGGTGTCATGGACGATATTGCAGACTATGATGATAAT AATATAATTGAAATGCACAACTACTTGACTAGTGTGTATGAAGAAGGAGATGCAAGGTCTGCACTTATTGCCATGGTACAAAAACTGCAGCATGCAAAGAATGGACTTGATGTTGTCTCCCAAAGTCGG ATAAGAACGCATTTTTCAAGACCCAACTGGAGAAAGGTATTTACTCAAATGGCAGAAACACATAAATTTTCTCGGATAG GCGTCTTCTACTGTGGAAGTGCTCTCCTTGTCAAACCACTGAGGGAGCTTTGCCAAGAATTTACTCTAAATTCATCAACTCGTTTCCAATTTCATAAGGAGAACTTCTAA